The following coding sequences are from one Melospiza melodia melodia isolate bMelMel2 unplaced genomic scaffold, bMelMel2.pri scaffold_269, whole genome shotgun sequence window:
- the LOC134433818 gene encoding activator of basal transcription 1-like codes for MAAAERDPHGRGEEEEEEEEEEEEEEKEEEEEEEDEKEEEEMEGEEEEGKEEEEEAKEEEEEGPAGSPAAEAPSDPPPKPVVPGVLYLSFLPPGFGPRQARALLRPHGELGRVFLQPHGGSVRRRRQRPGGPPAVAFAEGWVEFRDKRAAKRAAKLLHGAPMAPRPRSPFRHHYWSIKYLPGFRWPHLSERLSYERQVRAQRLRAEVAQAKREGGFYARHASKEPPKTSGDPAAPPRTWGFTQRPTEEEIWRRKARPPPAAPPQSLLEKVFGTGR; via the exons ATGGCTGCGGCCGAGCGGGACCCGCACGGGaggggcgaggaggaggaggaggaggaagaggaggaagaagaggaagaaaaggaggaggaagaagaggaggaggatgagaaagaagaggaagaaatggagggggaagaagaggaagggaaggaggaagaagaggaagcaaaggaggaggaagaggagggtcccGCGGGCTCCCCCGCTGCCGAAGCCCCCTCGGACCCCCCTCCAAAGCCGGTGGTACCGGGGGTCCTTtatttgtccttcctccccccgGGCTTCGGGCCCCGCCAGGCCCGGGCGCTGCTGCGGCCCcacggggagctgggcagggtctTCCTGCAGCCCCACG GAGGCTccgtgcggcggcggcggcagcgcccgggGGGACCCCCGGCCGTGGCGTTCGCCGAGGGCTGGGTGGAATTCCGGGACAAGCGAGCGGCCAAGCGAGCGGCCAAACTCCTGCACGGGGCACCCAtggccccccggccccgcagccccttCCGCCATCACTACTGGAGCATCAAG TACCTGCCCGGCTTCCGGTGGCCTCACCTGAGCGAGCGGCTCAGCTACGAGCGCCAGGTGCGGGCGCAGCGCCTGCGGGCCGAGGTGGCCCAGGCCAAGCGGGAGGGGGGGTTCTACGCCCGCCACGCCTCCAAGGAGCCCCCCAAAACCTCGGGAGACCCCGCAGCCCCTCCCCGGACCTGGGGCTTCACCCAGAGACCGACAGAAGAGGAGATTTGGAGGCGCAAAGCTCGGCCCCCCCCGGCCGCGCCCCCCCAGAGCCTGCTGGAGAAGGTGTTTGGGACAGGCCGGTGA